The sequence CCTTGCTGGGCCATAAGAGGTCCATACCCTGATCGCTCGTGTCGATGGCGGGCGTATGGGCGTCCGTGATCTGTTTCCAACATGTTTCGTACACGGGGTCGGATTCCGCCGGGAATGTCTTAAGCTTGCCTCCGGCCGCCTTCACCATGGTATACGAGCACGCGAAATCGAGCCGGCCGACGGTGACGCGATCGCCCTTGGCCAACGCTTCCGCATACCGCTGAGCGGCGGCAACCGGCGGTGAGGGGCGACCGGACGGCTTGGCTTTCTTGCCGGTCTTCGAGGCCGACGCGGCAGACGCTTGACTGCCGTCCGTCAGCCCCCATGCGATGAACGCACTCACGGCAAGGCACAGAAGAACAGGAGCGGTTCGCAACGAGGTGTGCCAGAACATATGATCGATCCTCCGTTCCAAAGAATATCCCGAAAAAATGACACCTTAGCATGTCATTCGCGCGAGAGGAAAGAGGGACGAGAGAGGACGGGCTTTATTGACTGCCGGCCGGTGGAGGCGGGGTCAGCAAGGGCTGGCTAAAGCGGATCAACGACCGGATGTACCTCAACACGTCTCGCTGCTCCTCCTCGCTCAGGGTATCCTTCCACGCCGGCATCGCAGTCCGGGGTTTCCCGTTCGCGATGACGCGCAGCAGTTCCTGATCCGTCTTGGCCGACGTCGCTGCCGAAATCAGACTGGCCGGCCTAGGCGAGAGGAAGGGCGCCTGCACCCCGTCGCCCCGGCCTTCCGGCCCATGACACCCGGCGCAGCGCTGCTCGTAGATCGCCTTGCCGCGCTCCAGATGACCGGGTTGGACGCTGCCGGCCAGCGCCGCGGCGGCGATCCCGACCGGACCGATCATCACGACCCAGCGCACCAAGCCACCGGCGGCCCGGCTGCGACAGGAACCGGGAAAGGGATGTCGCTGCGACGAACGACTTCGCGCCCTCATGCCTCACTGGACGACAATCGTCGCCCGCATCTCATGACCGGGCATATCGCAGAAGAACGCGTACTCGCCGGGCCGGTCGGGAACGAACCGAATCTCGGCGCGGCCGTCGGGGGGGATAATCACGCGCTTGAATCCATGCGCATCAAATTCCGGCGCCCCGTTGCCGGCGATATTGACGTTGACGCCCGCGAAAAGCCCCACCGGGACAAAGGCGTGCAACTCCGAATCCTGGTTGAGAAAGACAAGCGCGGTCTTTCGCCCGGACTGCAGCACGACGCGATCCGGCAGAAATTGTCTGGAGCGAATCTCGACCGTGACCGGCTGCTCCTGCCCGCTGTCGGCGCCGGCCCGTCCGGGTGGAGCGGGCCAGAGGAGGCCGATGATGGTGAGGCAGAGAACTATCCCGATCCGCAAACCGGGTTGCTCCATGAGTTCCGTTCGGGTTGGGTTGCCCATCGGCATCGCCGCTTGCATCTATCATACTGCGGAGCCGCTCGGCGACGCCACCCGCTCCTGTGGGCGGGCGGGTCTGTCTCCGGCAACAGCCGCGGCACGACGGCGTCCCGAGTTCTTGATCAGAGGGAAGCGGCTACCTCGAGGATTTGACGGCGAAGCCGGGCTTTGGCGGTCGGGGACAACGGCCGGACGGGGTGGTGTCGGCAGAGGGTGATGGTTTGTTTAAGGGATTCGATAAATTCTTCGCAGTTGGGACAGGCGCCCAAGTGTTTGCGGATTTCTTCACACACTTCGCGAGACAGCTCTTCATCGAGGTACGCGGACAACTGTTTCAGGATTTTGAGACAATGAGCTTTCCCATGACCGTGGCGTTGATGGGACTGGTTCTTTCCCGCCGGCGCCGTCCGGGACCGCCTTGTCATGGGACCATCCTTTCTTCGGTGCCGGTCCCGCCCTGTCGGGCGATGCCGCGCGCGCTCAACTCTCGTCGCACAAACAACCGGGCCCGGTGGAGACGCGATTTCACCGCCCGTTCGTTCAGTCCCATGATGGTGCCGACCTCCTTGGCGCTCAGTCCTTCCATATCCCGCAAGACCAGCACCATCCGATACTTGGGCGGCAGTTTCTCGATGGCCTGATCGAGAGCCCGCCGCAATTCCTTGTTTTGCAGCGCTTCCTCGGGCGTGAGGCCGTCCATCGGGATCTGCAGCTTGAATTCGCCTTCGGACGTGGGGATGAATTCTTCCAGGGAAAGTTCCCGCTCCGGCTCTCCTTTCCGCTTCCGCCGCATCCGAAGGCATGCCCGAGAGGCGATGGTGTAGAGCCAGGTGGAAACCTGCGCATCTCCTCGGAATTTCTTGAATCCACGATAGGCGTTGAGGAACGTGTCCTGAACGATGTCTTTGGCCGCGTCCGCTTCGCCGCAGAGCCGCTGGGCAAAACGATAGATGAGATCGACATGATCTCGGTAGAGCTGATCGAAGGCTGCGGGCTCATTAGGTCCAGGCGATGGGCGGGTCCCCGGATGGCGGCCCTGGGAGCGAATCTTCATACGTTGGGCGGAGTCTACGGGGGTTCCGTAGGCCTGTCAAGCCAGCGCCGGGCGAGGGGTGCGAGGCGACGGGCAGGCGCGAGAGAGGAGGAAAGGAAGAGACCCCCGACCCAGAGCAAGTGGATCCGTTAGAGAGGAAAGCGGCGACCGGGTCGGAAGGAACGGGCAATTTATCCGGCCTTGCGGATGTCGATCACCATGCCCCGATCATTGATCTCGACCGTGATCGGGGTGCCTTCCTTGATCGTGGCGAGGACGGCCTTCCCTCGCTCGGCCGGGAAGGTTTGTTCCCCTTCCGGCGCCCACAGGGTCACGGCCTTGCGATCCGGCGAGGCATACGTCAACCGGCCCGTCAGAAAGCGGGTGCTCGGCGTGGCGGCGCCGTTCTGCTGCAGGTCGATGACCACGCTGGTATCGTGCGCCCAAAGCGTCAGCGCGTGACCGACTTTCGCGTTGCGAACGCCCGTTTTGGCGCTGATGGTGACGACACCGATGGGAGTCTTCAGAAAGACGAACCCCGATTTGAGCTTGGCGACGGTCCCGGTCAGTTTCATATGCAGGTCGGATGAATGCTGCGGCGGATGGCTGATCTGCAGATCATATTGCAAGTCATGGAACCCCGTGATCGTTCCCGCTTCATCCACCTCGACGGTGATCGGCCGGTTCTCCGCCTTCCCGCTCAACTTTGCCCCGTAGGCCTCGACCGAGAAAGTTTTCTCCCCTTCGGGAGTCCACAACGACACCGCTTTCTTGTCCGGCGCGGTGTAACGGAGGTCGCCGGAGACATAGCGGTGCACCAGCGAGGCGTCGCTTTTCTTTCTGATGTCGACCACGGCGCTCGTCCCGTTGATCCAGAGCGTTACGGTGTGACTGCCCTTGACATCCCGCAGACCGGTTTTCGAGCTGAGCGTCAGAAGACCGACCGGCGTCTTCAGGAAGACAATTCCTGATTTCATTCGCCACACGGAGCCGCTCAACTTGATCGACGGCCAGACTTCCTCTTCCGTCGGCGAGGCCGGCTCAGCAAGATTGGCCGCGGGGCGGGCCGTGTCGGCCGGGCTACCGGCGGGCTGTTCGGCGGCGATTGGAGAGAGGCAGAGCGCCAGAACCATAGCGACGACGGGCGGAAACAAATATCGTTGGCCAGCCCCCATGATGCTCTCCTGCAACGTCGGATTCAGGGTGATGGTTCGGATGCGTGAGACACCGAACGTGGATGACGAGAGAGATCGGGTCCCGCTCCCCGCCGAGAACAACTGTTGTGCGAATAACATGAGGCTGTGAGACAGTCAAGCAGAAAGCCGCGCTCGAGTGGGAGAGTCGGTGAAGGCTGGGATGGCAGCAGGCGGCGGCTCCGCAGGATCGAACGGGGCGCGAGCCACGCGGACCAGGGCTATGAACAGAAAGAGCCTAGCGGCGGTGAAGAGGAAATCAGCATCGCCTGCAGTGTAATGACGACCCGCGATCGTTGGCGTTCCTGCCGATCGGGCAATCCGAACCCGCGCAACAGGATCGGCTGTTCGGGGGTACCGGCGATCCGCTTGATTTCGAATTGGGTCCAGTCTTCCGCTTCCATGCGCCGGTTCAGCGACTCCACAATCTCGTCACACAGGTCTCTGAGCGCCTCCGGAAGCACTCGATCGCCGTCTCCGCATTCCGGAGTCTGCTCCTGCACGCTGTTGAGCGTTCGCGAAAGGACCAGCGCCTGTTCATTCATGTGCAACAACCGCATGGACGGGGAGAAGACAATGACGCCGGGGCCGATGGCCGAACCGGCCGAATGGGAGGAACGACGGGAAGCTGAAAATTCGATGTTCATAGGACATTTTCTCCAAAATTCACTCGTACCTCCGATGGTCTGTCGGATGGCAAGACGATTGAGCAGATTCTCGCAGGCTGACCGCAACCGCTCGGCGCTCCGTGGTCTTTTAAGCGAGCAAGTTCCGGGCCCGATAGGAACGAACAGAAGAAGCTGGGGAAATACCGGCTTTTGAGCCATCCTCAGCTCTTGCGGAGACATGGGATAGGGACAAAAACCGTATCTTTCTTGATCCGGTGGCGTATCTGTTTGTGCTCACGACCCGAGGCGGAGTGTCACAGTCGGCGAAAGCCTGTCGCCGTCTGTCTGTTCATTTTCTCCGCACCAGGATGCGGATGGGTGAGCCGGAGAATTGATATTCCGCTCTGAGGCGGTTCTCCAGGAATCGGAGATACGAAGGCGTCACGTTTTCCGGTTGGCCCACGAACAACGCGAACGCCGGGGGTCTGGTGGCCACCTGCGTCATATAAACAGATTTCGTCGTCCGGGAGGGCGTGCCCTTTCGAACCGGCAGGGGATTTTCTTCGACGATCTCCTGCAGGAATTTATTGAGCGGTCCGGTCGGGACCCTTGAGGTAAAGGCCGCCGCCACTCGGTCGATCAACGGAAAAATCTCGCGCAAGGAGTCCGGTTTCAGGGCCGAAGCGAAGAGCACCGGCGCCCAAGACAGGAACGGAAACCGCCGGCGCAGATCGGCTTCGTACTCCGCTCGAGCCCGCGCGTCGCCTTCACGGAGGTCCCACTTGTTGACCAGCAGGACACAGGCGCGTCCTTGCCGCAACACCAGGCCGGCGATCTTGGTGTCCTGCTCCGTGACGCCCTCGACCGCATCGAGCAGCAGGATGGCGAGATCGGACCGTCCGATCGCGCGCAACGACCGGGCGACGCTGTATCCTTCGATCCCCCGATCGACTCGCCCCCGCCGCCTGATACCGGCCGTATCGGTGAGCAGATAGTGACGGTTTTGATAGGTCACGATTGAATCGATCGGGTCGCGCGTGGTGCCCGGCGCCTCGCTGACGACGACTCGCTCCTGTCCCAGCAGCGTATTCACCAAGGTGGACTTGCCGACATTAGGTCGCCCGATGATGGCCACACGTGGCATCTCCCGGGCATCATCCTGGTCCGCGGATTCCGGCAAGAGGGGAAAGATCGCGTCCAGCAGCTCGGCCACCCCAAGCCCATGCTCGGCTGAAAGGGGATAGAGTCGGTCCTGTCCCAACCGATAGAAGTCGGCGATCAACGGGTCGGACTTCGGCGTGTCGAGCTTGTTGATCGCAAAGAAGACCGGCTTGCGCGTGCCTCGCAGGAGGCGGACGACTTCCTCGTCCGGCGGGGTCAGGCCCGCACGGCCGTCCATTACCAGGATCAGGATGTCCGCTTCCGCGATCGCGATCTGCGACTGCCGGCGGATGAGGGCCAGCATGCCTTCGGAGGCCGACGGGTCCAATCCTCCGGTGTCCACGAGACGGAAGCGCCGGCCTCGATACGTGGTGTCGGCGTAATTCCGGTCCCGGGTGACGCCGGGCACGTCGTCCACGATCGCCGTTCTGGCGCCGAGAACACGGTTGAACAGGGTCGATTTGCCGACGTTGGGGCGGCCGATGATGGCGACCAGCGGAACCGAGGGTGTCATCGGTCACTCGTCATTCGTCATGGTGAAAGATCCGGGGCGGGAAGACCGTAACACACGAGTGCCTCGAAGACAAGAAAGCCCGCCATGGAAAGCCCGCCATGGATTCCCGCGGTGCGTTATAATTACGCTCCTGCCACGATTGACGAGTGACCGATGACGATTGACGGTTTTTCCTGGGATCTGGTCGACGATGTCCTGCTCGACATGGACGGGACGCTGCTGGACCGTCATTTCGACAATTTCTTCTTTGAAGAGGAATTGCCGCGTCGCTACGCGGCCCTGCACGGCCTGGCGTTCGACCAGGCGCGCGAGCGTCTGATGGCGATGTATCACGCCGTGGAGGGAGAGCTGGACTGGACGGATCTGAATTACTGGACGGGACGAATCGGCGTCGACGTGGTCGCGTTGACGAAAGAGCTCGATGCGATGATCGATTTTCTTCCCGACGCGCAAGACTTTCTGCGACATCTTCGAACGCTGGGGAAACGGGTCACGATTCTGACGAACGCCCATCGATCGGGCGTGGAGATCAAGATCGCGAAAACCGGCGTGAACACGTACGTCGACCGCATCGTGACGGCCTTTGAAGTGGGGTATCTGAAAATGCGGTCCGAGTATTGGCCGAGTTGCCAACGGCTGCTCGGTTTCGATCCCGCACGGGCGCTGTACATCGACGACGATCAGGCCTGCTTAGCCGCGGCCGGACGGTTCGGCATCGGGTATCTCGTTCATCGCGCCAAGTCCAGCTCCCGTCTCCCGCCCGAACCATCGACGCGGTTTCCCGCCATCGAAAGTTTTCACGCTTTGATGCGTCGGCCCGACCTTCGATAGGCGGCTTGTCGGCGCCGGGTTTCCGCCCGATCAACGGGTCGCCACGCCCCGGTACATCTCGGCGGCGATCTGAGGAAGCTCGGGTATCCGGTAGCGGTCCAATTGTGTGATGCGAAAGCCGGCTTGTGCGATGAGGTCGTCGATCCTGCGATTGAGGTGACAGCCGCAGGCGATGAGGCGCTGCACCGGCGTGAGGAGATCCTGCCATCTGGCGATTTTGGCGTCGTCGCTGCGTCCGTGCTCCAGGAACAAGAAGAGGCCCCCCGGCTTCAGGACGCGGCGGACTTCGCTCAGCACGGGCTTGGGGTCGCGGACGCTGCACAGCGTGAAGGTGCTGACGGCGCAATCGAAACGCGCATCTTCAAACGGCAGGGCTTCGGCGCTGACGTACTGGATCTGAATCGGGAAGGACGCCTGCGACGCGCGTTGCTTGACTCTCTGAGGCAGCATGTTGACCGGGTCCACCGCGCGCAACCATGAGAGCTTGGACGGGTAGTGCGGCACGTTCAGACCTGTCCCGAAGCCGAGTTCCAGGACCTCCCCGTGAGCCTGGCTCAGCGTGCGTTGCCGCTCCTGCTGGAACCGCTCTCCGCTGAGCATCCAGTCCATGAGGTGCGGGAAAATTCGTCGTGCATACACGCCCACAGGTCTCCTCCGGTCGATGAGATGCGTTCCGCGACACTGTAGCACGAACGCCGGCGCTTGCCACATCAAACTATGGGGCAGGTGAACCGTCACGGCGGCCCCGGCTGCCGGGGTTGATTCTTGTGACCCCCGGCGGTCTATGTTAGATTCCCTCGGAGCCTCGGCCGGGAAGTCGTGAAGCCGGAAAGTCCTCACTTTCCAGGTGTCCGCTCTAGCGTGTGCTGACTCGGAGACTTGCCGATCCGTCATGGGCAAAACCTACGAACACCACGCCATCGAGGCCAAGTGGCAGGCCTATTGGGAGGAGCATCGGATCTTCAAGGCCACGGAGGATCCGGTACGTCCCAAGTTTTACTGCCTGGACATGTTCCCGTACCCTTCAGGGTCCGGCCTGCACGTCGGCCATCTCGAGGGCTATACCGCGACCGACATCGTCTCGCGTTACAAACGCATGCGGGGCTTCAACGTGCTGCACCCGATGGGCTGGGACGCGTTCGGTTTGCCGGCCGAACAGTACGCGGTGAGGACGGGTATCCATCCGGCGATCACGACGGCGCAAAACATCGCCACTTTTAAACGGCAGATGCGGCGGGTCGGGCTGTCCTATGACTGGGACCGCGAGATCAGCACCACCGATCCTTCGTACTACCGCTGGACCCAATGGATCTTCTTGAAACTCTTTGAGCGCGGGCTGGCTTACGTGGCGGAGGTGCCGGTGAACTGGTGTCCGGCATTGGGGACTGTGCTCGCCAACGAGGAGATCGTGGACGGCCGCAGCGAGGTCGGGGGGTTCGAGGTCATCCGCAAGCCGATGCGCCAGTGGGTGCTCAAGATCACCGCCTATGCGGACCGGCTGCTGGACGATCTCAAGCTGGTCGATTGG comes from Nitrospirota bacterium and encodes:
- a CDS encoding cytochrome c; the encoded protein is MRARSRSSQRHPFPGSCRSRAAGGLVRWVVMIGPVGIAAAALAGSVQPGHLERGKAIYEQRCAGCHGPEGRGDGVQAPFLSPRPASLISAATSAKTDQELLRVIANGKPRTAMPAWKDTLSEEEQRDVLRYIRSLIRFSQPLLTPPPPAGSQ
- a CDS encoding cupredoxin domain-containing protein; translated protein: MEQPGLRIGIVLCLTIIGLLWPAPPGRAGADSGQEQPVTVEIRSRQFLPDRVVLQSGRKTALVFLNQDSELHAFVPVGLFAGVNVNIAGNGAPEFDAHGFKRVIIPPDGRAEIRFVPDRPGEYAFFCDMPGHEMRATIVVQ
- a CDS encoding zf-HC2 domain-containing protein; the encoded protein is MTRRSRTAPAGKNQSHQRHGHGKAHCLKILKQLSAYLDEELSREVCEEIRKHLGACPNCEEFIESLKQTITLCRHHPVRPLSPTAKARLRRQILEVAASL
- a CDS encoding RNA polymerase sigma factor produces the protein MKIRSQGRHPGTRPSPGPNEPAAFDQLYRDHVDLIYRFAQRLCGEADAAKDIVQDTFLNAYRGFKKFRGDAQVSTWLYTIASRACLRMRRKRKGEPERELSLEEFIPTSEGEFKLQIPMDGLTPEEALQNKELRRALDQAIEKLPPKYRMVLVLRDMEGLSAKEVGTIMGLNERAVKSRLHRARLFVRRELSARGIARQGGTGTEERMVP
- the der gene encoding ribosome biogenesis GTPase Der — protein: MTPSVPLVAIIGRPNVGKSTLFNRVLGARTAIVDDVPGVTRDRNYADTTYRGRRFRLVDTGGLDPSASEGMLALIRRQSQIAIAEADILILVMDGRAGLTPPDEEVVRLLRGTRKPVFFAINKLDTPKSDPLIADFYRLGQDRLYPLSAEHGLGVAELLDAIFPLLPESADQDDAREMPRVAIIGRPNVGKSTLVNTLLGQERVVVSEAPGTTRDPIDSIVTYQNRHYLLTDTAGIRRRGRVDRGIEGYSVARSLRAIGRSDLAILLLDAVEGVTEQDTKIAGLVLRQGRACVLLVNKWDLREGDARARAEYEADLRRRFPFLSWAPVLFASALKPDSLREIFPLIDRVAAAFTSRVPTGPLNKFLQEIVEENPLPVRKGTPSRTTKSVYMTQVATRPPAFALFVGQPENVTPSYLRFLENRLRAEYQFSGSPIRILVRRK
- a CDS encoding HAD family hydrolase, whose translation is MTIDGFSWDLVDDVLLDMDGTLLDRHFDNFFFEEELPRRYAALHGLAFDQARERLMAMYHAVEGELDWTDLNYWTGRIGVDVVALTKELDAMIDFLPDAQDFLRHLRTLGKRVTILTNAHRSGVEIKIAKTGVNTYVDRIVTAFEVGYLKMRSEYWPSCQRLLGFDPARALYIDDDQACLAAAGRFGIGYLVHRAKSSSRLPPEPSTRFPAIESFHALMRRPDLR
- a CDS encoding class I SAM-dependent methyltransferase: MYARRIFPHLMDWMLSGERFQQERQRTLSQAHGEVLELGFGTGLNVPHYPSKLSWLRAVDPVNMLPQRVKQRASQASFPIQIQYVSAEALPFEDARFDCAVSTFTLCSVRDPKPVLSEVRRVLKPGGLFLFLEHGRSDDAKIARWQDLLTPVQRLIACGCHLNRRIDDLIAQAGFRITQLDRYRIPELPQIAAEMYRGVATR